The region TGATTTGAACAGTATCGTTCGCTTTCATCGCATCATGAAGTGTTACAAGCTCATAATCAATTTCCATACGAATGACAGGCAATTTCTCTTCGGCTTCTTTTCGTCTCAGGGCTTCCATTACGTATTTCATATACCTTCATCCCTTCAGATGACTTATGTTATACTATGACTTAAATCACTATATCGTTCAACATTTTTCCCGGGTGAATCATAAATTTAGGAGATTAATGACACTAGGCTTTTCTTAATTATTAATATTCTTATCTATTCCCAGTTTAGCCGATTTTAAACGGTATTGCTTGACTGAGGTAACGATTTACTTAATAATGATTATAATCTACTAGTGCGTGTTCAAAAGGAGGATAAAAAGGACCGAGAAGTTCTAGGCGGCGTAGCTTTGAGCAGCGGTAAAAATGGACACGCTCTACTAGGCAATAAGCATGTTTACTCGAGAAAGGATGACAGATTGTGACATTTCATGGCTTTTCATCAGCGGATTTTGCGGTTTTTTCGAATGATGGATTAGACGAACGGATGGAGGCAATACAAAACCGCATCCAGCCAAAATTTCAAGAAATCGGAAATGAACTGGTCGACTATTTGCAAGCAATACTTGGAAACGAAATGTTCTTGCATATTGCCAAACACGCCAGAAGAACCGTTAATCCCCCAGATGATACATGGTTGGCAATTGCCAATAATAAACGCGGCTATAAAAAGCATCCCCATTTTCAGGTAGGTTTATGGGATGATCGTGTTTTCGTCTGGCTTGCCTACATTTATGAATTACCAAATAAACAAGAAATGGCCGAGGTATTTTTAGATCACCAGCATGACTTGGAACACATGCTTCCAGCTGACTACAATATTTCCATGAACCATATGAAAAAGTCAGATGACCAACTAAGGGATGTTGAATTGAATGCGATTTTGGAACGATTTAAAAACGTAAAAAGTGCCGAGCTCCTGCTGGGAAAACAATTTGCCGCAAATGATCCAATTCTGGCAGATGGGGCATCGTTTTTACAGGAAATAAAGTCCATCCTGGATGTATTGGTCCCTATTTATCAGCTTTCTTTGAGAACAAAGGCGTAAGCGCCCGGTTAGCGGCGTAAAAACTGCGCCCTTGCAACACGGGTGGTTCGGCGTTGCCGCGCAAAGCGGCGTCCTTAGCCGAACATCCTTACCTACGAGATAAAGGAAACATGCCCCTGCAAAAGGGGTATGCCGACGTTGGCCGCAAAGGCCGTTCTTAGTCGGCCTTCCTTTAACTTACGAACCGATGTTGACTTATCGCAGGAAGAAACCTGAAGTTTGCTAGCCGCTGGGCGCTGGAGCCGGACGGGGCCAACACTGGCATGAGCATAATAGAGCCTGAATTTTTTTACTATTATACCCTTCGGAAAAAGGGCGGTAACTGTTTACCCGCCCTTTTGTATTGTGACGGTACCATTTGTAGCTTTTGCCTGTTTTACAACCTGGTAACTAGCATACCCGGAAGCCTTTTTAAATTCCGCAAAAAGTCTTTTTTCTTCACTTTTGGACGGAACAATCTGTTTGAATCGGTGATAGGCAAGCATGACATCCGCCGCTTTTACATTATTTTCGTATGCCTTTTCAATCATTGTAAAGAAATTGACCACATCGGTGATTTCCTCTTTTGTCCATGTTTCATCAATTGGATAATGATAATTCATGCCGCTATCCTCCATTTACCGCCATTTATTTCGAATATCCTCTGCTTCTTTCAACAGGCTTGTCACTAATTCATCCACGGTTGGAATGGTATGAATGCGTGCTGCGATTTGTCCTGCCCAGCCAAAACCGGTTGTAGCATCACCATCGTAAATATACCGTTTATTTGCTTCTCCACTAATATATGTCTTCAGATCGTCATATGTAGACTGGTTTGCCTCCAAATCAAGAATCGCATCCGTCCATTCATTTTTCAATGCTCTTGCTGGTGTACCCAGGGTGCGTTTGATAACAGTGGTTGCATTTTCGTCCGCATCGATTAGTGCCTGTTTATAGTCCGGATGGGCATCGATACATTCTTTCGTTGCGATAAACCTGGTACCCATTTCAATTCCTTCAGCTCCAAGTGCCAAGGCTGCCATCAATCCGCGGCCATCACCAATTCCACCAGAGGCAATAACGGGAATCGACACATGATCGACTACTTGCGGGGTTAATACAAGTGTACCGGTATCCCCGCGTCCCAAATGACCGCCACCTTCCTGACCAACGACCATAACAGCATCAGCACCTAATTCCTCCGCTTTTTCCGCCTGTCTTCTTGCTGCAACCAGTACCAGCTTTTTAATCGGATGTTCATTCACCATGTCCAGCACGCCTTTAGGATTCCCTCCGGTGACTGAAATAACCGGTACTTGCTCATCAATTGCAGCCTGGACCATATGTTCAAATGTGCGCCCATGCTGACCAATGGCAAAGTTAACCCCAAATGGCTTATCTGTGAGTGTTCTGACACGTTTAATTTCTGCTTTTAATTCATCTGGGTCCGCTAGACTCATGGCGGTAATCTGACCCAAGCCCCCGGCGTTGGAAACTGCAGCTGCTAAATCGGCATAGGCAAGATACGCCAGCCCCCCTTGGATAATTGGATATTTAATCTTTAATAATTCTGTTATTTTTGTGTTCCATTCCATGACTCAACTCTCCCCCATATCAACTATTTCTTTTATGCTATCATGTACTACCTTTTTATCCAACAAAAAAGACTGCCAAAAATTCTTTGACAGCCCCTTCATCTA is a window of Lentibacillus daqui DNA encoding:
- a CDS encoding YktB family protein, translating into MTFHGFSSADFAVFSNDGLDERMEAIQNRIQPKFQEIGNELVDYLQAILGNEMFLHIAKHARRTVNPPDDTWLAIANNKRGYKKHPHFQVGLWDDRVFVWLAYIYELPNKQEMAEVFLDHQHDLEHMLPADYNISMNHMKKSDDQLRDVELNAILERFKNVKSAELLLGKQFAANDPILADGASFLQEIKSILDVLVPIYQLSLRTKA
- a CDS encoding UPF0223 family protein yields the protein MNYHYPIDETWTKEEITDVVNFFTMIEKAYENNVKAADVMLAYHRFKQIVPSKSEEKRLFAEFKKASGYASYQVVKQAKATNGTVTIQKGG
- a CDS encoding NAD(P)H-dependent flavin oxidoreductase codes for the protein MEWNTKITELLKIKYPIIQGGLAYLAYADLAAAVSNAGGLGQITAMSLADPDELKAEIKRVRTLTDKPFGVNFAIGQHGRTFEHMVQAAIDEQVPVISVTGGNPKGVLDMVNEHPIKKLVLVAARRQAEKAEELGADAVMVVGQEGGGHLGRGDTGTLVLTPQVVDHVSIPVIASGGIGDGRGLMAALALGAEGIEMGTRFIATKECIDAHPDYKQALIDADENATTVIKRTLGTPARALKNEWTDAILDLEANQSTYDDLKTYISGEANKRYIYDGDATTGFGWAGQIAARIHTIPTVDELVTSLLKEAEDIRNKWR